One genomic segment of Streptomyces liangshanensis includes these proteins:
- a CDS encoding iron-siderophore ABC transporter substrate-binding protein, with translation MARTLRADRLAAAFASVLLLFATVAACGSDTESASGSKPGSAAEGKDPAAPGSYPVTIAHKYGSTVVKSEPKRIVTVGLTDQDAVLALGEVPVGTTEWLGAYKGALGPWAKAELGGGAMPTLLKDPGTGPQTERIAALKPDLIVALYSGLTKEQYETLSKFAPVLAQPKQYNDYGIPWELQTETIGKALGKEAEAKKLVAGVEAKFAAARKANPEFVGASAVMATPYEGMFVFGSQDPRSRLLTSYGFKLPTGLDKAIGDKFGANISKERTDLLNQKVAVWFVGDPVKDAAKLHKDPTYGDLPVVKQGREVFVKETSDFGNALSMGTVLSLPYALDRLTPQLAAAVDGDPGTVVEQPAS, from the coding sequence ATGGCCCGCACTCTCCGCGCCGACCGGCTCGCCGCCGCGTTCGCCTCCGTCCTGCTGCTCTTCGCCACCGTCGCCGCTTGCGGCTCGGACACCGAATCGGCCTCCGGTTCGAAGCCGGGCTCGGCGGCCGAGGGGAAGGACCCGGCGGCGCCCGGGTCGTACCCCGTCACGATCGCCCACAAGTACGGCAGCACGGTCGTGAAGTCCGAGCCCAAGCGGATCGTCACCGTCGGCCTGACCGACCAGGACGCCGTGCTCGCGCTGGGCGAGGTCCCGGTCGGTACGACGGAGTGGCTGGGGGCGTACAAGGGCGCGCTCGGCCCCTGGGCGAAGGCCGAGCTGGGCGGCGGGGCGATGCCGACGCTCCTCAAGGACCCCGGCACCGGGCCGCAGACCGAGCGGATCGCGGCGCTGAAGCCGGATCTGATCGTGGCGCTGTACTCCGGGCTCACGAAGGAGCAGTACGAGACGCTCTCGAAGTTCGCGCCCGTGCTGGCGCAGCCGAAGCAGTACAACGACTACGGCATCCCGTGGGAGCTCCAGACCGAGACGATCGGCAAGGCGCTCGGCAAGGAGGCGGAGGCGAAGAAGCTGGTCGCGGGGGTCGAGGCGAAGTTCGCCGCCGCGCGGAAGGCGAATCCGGAGTTCGTCGGCGCGTCGGCCGTGATGGCGACCCCGTACGAGGGCATGTTCGTCTTCGGCAGCCAGGACCCGCGGTCGCGGCTGCTGACGTCGTACGGCTTCAAGCTGCCGACCGGGCTCGACAAGGCGATCGGGGACAAGTTCGGCGCGAACATCAGCAAGGAGCGGACGGACCTGCTGAACCAGAAGGTGGCGGTGTGGTTCGTGGGCGACCCGGTCAAGGACGCGGCGAAGCTGCACAAGGATCCGACGTACGGGGATCTGCCGGTGGTGAAGCAGGGGCGTGAGGTCTTCGTCAAGGAGACGAGCGATTTCGGGAACGCGCTGTCGATGGGGACGGT
- a CDS encoding ABC transporter ATP-binding protein, which yields MGAEVPVGRDVLRRVVTGQRRDVTLASLLAAGHQAGEALVPVLVGVVIDRAVAEDDGAALALWIGVLAVVYVGLSFSFRNGARLSERAAVVAAHELRTALVARVLEPGGGAEAGRLPGALTNLATEDAKRVGAVTVAVMEAAAAFTALAVSAVALLWISVPLGLVVLLGTPLLLWLGHLLSKPLERRSEAEQERAAHASGVAADLVAGLRVLKGIGAESAALARYRSTSRASLGATLRATRAQAGQNGMTLALTGVFLALVALVGGRLAAQGDISLGGLVSAVGLALFLLGPLQVVGWVNAELAQGRASAARIAEVLSAPPAVVPGPGAPELPVRGRVRLRAVSYGGLRGLELDAAPGELLGVVTTDPADALALLHCLGRVADPDAGSVELDGTALATLDPALVRDVLLVAGHDADLFEGTLLSNVSASAPDPTDAGHLRRAMEAAGADEVADTLPYGAETTVTERGRSLSGGQRQRVALARALAAEAPVLVLHDPTTAVDAVTEARVAGAVREFRRGRTTILVTASPALLAVTDRVVLVDRGRVTDTAPHADLVRRHETYRTAVFA from the coding sequence GTGGGGGCTGAAGTGCCGGTGGGACGGGACGTCCTGAGGCGGGTGGTCACCGGACAGCGGCGCGACGTGACCCTCGCGTCGCTGCTCGCGGCCGGACACCAGGCCGGCGAGGCCCTCGTCCCGGTCCTCGTCGGCGTGGTGATCGACCGGGCCGTCGCCGAGGACGACGGGGCGGCCCTGGCGCTGTGGATCGGCGTGCTGGCCGTCGTCTACGTGGGGCTCTCGTTCAGCTTCCGGAACGGCGCCCGGCTCTCCGAACGGGCCGCCGTCGTCGCCGCGCACGAGCTGCGGACCGCCCTGGTGGCCCGGGTGCTGGAGCCCGGCGGCGGGGCGGAGGCCGGGCGGCTGCCGGGCGCGCTGACGAACCTCGCCACCGAGGACGCGAAACGCGTCGGGGCCGTCACCGTCGCCGTGATGGAGGCCGCCGCCGCGTTCACCGCGCTCGCCGTCAGCGCCGTGGCGCTGCTGTGGATCTCGGTCCCCCTCGGGCTCGTCGTCCTGCTGGGCACCCCGCTGCTGCTCTGGCTGGGGCACCTGCTGAGCAAGCCGCTGGAGCGGCGCAGCGAGGCCGAACAGGAACGGGCCGCGCACGCGTCGGGCGTCGCCGCCGACCTGGTGGCCGGGCTGCGGGTACTCAAGGGCATCGGCGCCGAGTCGGCGGCCCTCGCCCGCTACCGGTCCACGAGCCGCGCCTCGCTGGGCGCGACGCTGCGGGCCACCCGGGCGCAGGCGGGGCAGAACGGCATGACGCTGGCCCTGACCGGGGTGTTCCTCGCCCTGGTCGCCCTGGTCGGCGGCCGGCTGGCCGCCCAGGGGGACATCAGCCTGGGCGGTCTGGTCTCGGCGGTGGGCCTCGCGCTGTTCCTGCTCGGCCCGTTGCAGGTGGTCGGCTGGGTGAACGCGGAGCTGGCGCAGGGCCGCGCGTCCGCCGCGCGGATCGCGGAGGTGCTGTCCGCTCCCCCGGCCGTCGTGCCGGGCCCCGGCGCCCCGGAGCTGCCGGTACGGGGGCGGGTCCGGCTGCGCGCGGTGTCGTACGGCGGGCTGCGCGGCCTCGAACTGGACGCCGCGCCGGGCGAACTGCTCGGGGTGGTGACGACGGATCCGGCCGACGCCCTGGCGCTGCTGCACTGCCTGGGGCGGGTGGCCGACCCCGACGCGGGGTCGGTGGAGCTGGACGGGACGGCCCTCGCCACGCTCGATCCGGCGCTGGTACGTGACGTGCTGCTGGTCGCGGGGCACGACGCCGACCTGTTCGAGGGGACCCTGCTGAGCAACGTGTCGGCCTCGGCGCCCGATCCGACCGACGCCGGGCACCTCCGGCGGGCGATGGAGGCGGCGGGCGCGGACGAGGTCGCCGACACGCTGCCGTACGGCGCGGAGACGACGGTCACCGAGCGCGGGCGCTCGTTGTCCGGCGGGCAGCGGCAGCGGGTGGCGCTGGCCCGGGCGCTGGCCGCCGAGGCGCCGGTGCTGGTCCTGCACGATCCGACGACGGCGGTCGACGCGGTCACGGAGGCCCGGGTGGCGGGCGCGGTACGGGAGTTCCGGCGCGGCCGTACGACGATCCTGGTCACCGCGAGCCCCGCCCTGCTGGCCGTCACCGACCGGGTGGTGCTGGTGGACCGCGGGCGGGTCACGGACACGGCCCCGCACGCCGATCTCGTACGGCGTCATGAGACCTACCGGACGGCGGTGTTCGCGTGA
- a CDS encoding ABC transporter ATP-binding protein gives MTSDFGTAPDGAPGGEGGRELLPTASVKRTRAAVRELVRPHRWLAVAGLVTLVAATAVGLLIQPTLGHIVDAVTEGRPAGALTAPVVLLVVVAVVQGAATALGLSLVSRLGETVLALLRERFVDRALHLPLERVEGAGSGDLTARVTGDVSLIADAVRGALPELARSVLAIVLTLGALALLDWRFFLAALLAFPVQAHTARWYLRHAGPLYAEQRVANGAQQQQLLDTIGGGPTVRAFRLEKEHTGQVTARSWSVVELTMRGVQLILRFYSRLHLAEFTGLAAVLVAGFLLVRADAVSIGTATAAALYFHSLFTPVNSALVLIDDAQAATAGLARLIGVADLAPPVPPERPAVPRDASVTVRGLTHAYRAGHPVLHGVDLTLAPGERVALVGASGAGKTTLAKIVAGIHRPQDGTVLIGGADLDALGPAAVRRAVALITQEVHVFAGPLADDLRLARPAATDAELREALARVDALTWADLLPDGLGTVVGEGGHRLTSAQAQQLALARLVLADPPVAVLDEATAEAGSAGARALEKAAARAVEGRTALIVAHRLTQAATADRVVVMDAGRIVESGTHDTLRAAGGRYAALWEAWSDSRAAAGP, from the coding sequence GTGACGAGCGACTTCGGTACGGCGCCGGACGGCGCGCCCGGCGGGGAGGGCGGCCGGGAGCTGCTGCCGACCGCCTCGGTGAAGCGCACCCGCGCCGCCGTGCGCGAACTCGTCCGCCCCCACCGGTGGTTGGCCGTGGCCGGGCTGGTCACGCTGGTCGCCGCCACCGCCGTGGGGCTGCTGATCCAACCGACGCTCGGCCACATCGTCGACGCGGTCACCGAAGGCCGGCCGGCCGGTGCGCTGACCGCGCCGGTGGTCCTGCTGGTCGTGGTCGCCGTCGTCCAGGGCGCCGCGACCGCGCTCGGGCTCTCGCTCGTCTCCCGGCTCGGCGAAACCGTACTGGCCCTGCTGCGCGAGCGGTTCGTGGACCGCGCGCTGCACCTGCCCCTGGAGCGGGTGGAGGGCGCGGGGTCCGGCGACCTGACGGCGCGGGTCACCGGAGACGTGTCGCTCATCGCCGACGCGGTGCGGGGCGCCCTTCCGGAGCTGGCCCGTTCGGTCCTGGCGATCGTCCTCACCCTGGGCGCGCTGGCGCTGCTCGACTGGCGGTTCTTCCTCGCGGCGCTGCTCGCCTTCCCCGTCCAGGCGCACACCGCGCGCTGGTACCTGCGCCACGCGGGGCCGCTCTACGCGGAGCAGCGGGTCGCGAACGGCGCCCAGCAGCAGCAGCTGCTCGACACCATCGGCGGCGGGCCGACCGTGCGCGCGTTCCGGCTGGAGAAGGAGCACACCGGGCAGGTCACCGCCCGGTCGTGGTCGGTGGTCGAGCTGACGATGCGCGGGGTCCAGCTGATCCTGCGCTTCTACAGCCGCCTGCACCTGGCGGAGTTCACCGGTCTGGCCGCCGTGCTGGTGGCCGGGTTCCTGCTGGTACGGGCCGACGCCGTGTCGATCGGTACGGCGACCGCCGCGGCCCTCTACTTCCACAGCCTCTTCACGCCCGTCAACTCGGCGCTGGTACTGATCGACGACGCCCAGGCGGCGACGGCCGGGCTGGCCCGGCTGATCGGGGTGGCCGACCTGGCACCGCCCGTACCGCCGGAGCGCCCCGCCGTGCCGCGGGACGCGTCGGTCACCGTCCGGGGGCTCACGCACGCGTACCGCGCCGGTCATCCCGTCCTGCACGGGGTGGACCTGACGCTCGCCCCCGGGGAGCGGGTCGCGCTGGTCGGGGCGAGCGGCGCGGGCAAGACCACGCTGGCCAAGATCGTCGCGGGCATCCACCGGCCCCAGGACGGCACGGTCCTGATCGGCGGGGCGGACCTGGACGCGCTCGGCCCCGCGGCCGTCCGCCGGGCCGTCGCGCTGATCACCCAGGAGGTGCACGTCTTCGCCGGGCCGCTCGCCGACGACCTGCGGCTGGCCCGCCCCGCCGCCACGGACGCGGAGTTGCGCGAGGCGCTGGCCCGGGTGGACGCGCTCACCTGGGCGGACCTGTTGCCGGACGGACTCGGCACGGTCGTCGGCGAGGGCGGCCACCGGCTCACCAGCGCCCAGGCCCAACAGCTCGCCCTCGCCCGCCTGGTGCTGGCGGACCCGCCGGTCGCGGTCCTCGACGAGGCCACCGCGGAGGCCGGGAGCGCCGGGGCTCGGGCGCTGGAGAAGGCCGCCGCGCGGGCCGTGGAGGGCCGTACCGCGCTGATCGTCGCCCACCGGCTGACCCAGGCCGCGACCGCGGACCGGGTGGTCGTGATGGACGCCGGCCGGATCGTCGAGTCGGGCACGCACGACACCCTGCGCGCGGCTGGCGGGCGCTACGCCGCGCTGTGGGAGGCCTGGTCCGACAGCCGCGCGGCGGCCGGGCCGTGA